The Hyphomonas sediminis genome contains a region encoding:
- a CDS encoding O-methyltransferase, producing the protein MPDNQTFEAVDQFIDGLFASEDAALRRLRQRAAAEGLPHIEVSAGQGKLLYLLAKLIGARRILEIGTLGGYSGIWLGRALPPEGELVTLELSEAYAAFARASFNEAGLGGQTVILTGPALQNLPSLIGPFDLVFLDANKDDYPAYFAEAARLLRPGGLLLADNVVRKGAVLDPPADDPMANGAAQFLAALAAHPEFESIVLQQVGIKGHDGLALARRR; encoded by the coding sequence ATGCCTGACAATCAGACCTTTGAGGCCGTCGATCAGTTCATCGACGGCCTTTTTGCATCCGAAGACGCCGCCCTGCGCCGCCTCCGCCAGCGGGCCGCTGCAGAAGGCCTCCCGCACATCGAAGTGTCGGCCGGGCAGGGCAAGCTGCTTTACCTGCTCGCAAAGCTCATCGGCGCCCGCCGCATTCTGGAGATCGGCACGCTCGGCGGCTATTCCGGCATCTGGCTTGGCCGCGCGCTGCCGCCCGAGGGCGAGCTGGTGACGCTGGAGCTTTCCGAAGCCTACGCCGCCTTTGCGCGCGCGTCCTTCAATGAGGCAGGCCTGGGTGGGCAGACGGTCATTCTCACCGGTCCGGCCCTGCAAAACCTGCCGAGCCTGATCGGGCCGTTCGATCTCGTCTTCCTGGATGCGAACAAGGATGATTACCCGGCCTATTTTGCCGAGGCCGCGCGCCTCCTGCGGCCGGGCGGGCTCTTGCTGGCAGATAATGTCGTGCGCAAGGGCGCCGTTCTTGATCCGCCAGCGGATGATCCGATGGCAAACGGCGCGGCGCAATTCCTCGCCGCGCTCGCCGCCCATCCGGAATTTGAATCCATTGTGTT
- a CDS encoding cell wall hydrolase, which produces MTDQEQRDVFIRGGMIAVVAVTASVSLPAISQQQADLRADAEFRAEAGRLAMYEDGGLAVRTASHTPGLLDTPWLRTVEYTLKRDIDSSMSRYAMRDRDGAALASLASFRPDQIQRAETIDAELMCMAQAVYYESGHEPVEGQLAVAEVISNRVRDHRYPDTVCDVVFQGATRTTGCQFTFTCDGAMKKQPVGEAWERSRRVAAHVMMGLNEDRTDGATHYHATYVDPVWNAGLIKTKKVGLHIFYRFPRGAEWASVERNFEARKRQTELRLAALDAAKEADMAALDEGLLFADASSAADDTYYTVTPTVAPAGVTTSTRTVQAPAPRLMSVQTVKADAAVKPAVAEAAPAPVQENAEAGAEVPAAVVVDEYMARQIAQARATAGQ; this is translated from the coding sequence ATGACTGACCAGGAACAGCGTGATGTCTTCATCCGCGGCGGCATGATTGCCGTTGTCGCGGTGACTGCGTCCGTTTCTCTTCCCGCAATTTCCCAACAGCAGGCCGACCTGCGCGCCGACGCGGAATTCCGCGCCGAGGCGGGGCGTCTGGCCATGTATGAAGATGGTGGCCTTGCCGTGCGCACGGCCAGCCACACGCCGGGCCTGCTCGACACGCCCTGGCTGCGCACCGTCGAATACACCCTGAAGCGCGACATCGATTCTTCGATGAGCCGCTATGCGATGCGCGACCGCGATGGCGCGGCGCTTGCCTCGCTTGCCTCTTTCCGTCCTGACCAGATCCAGCGCGCCGAGACCATCGATGCCGAGCTGATGTGTATGGCGCAGGCTGTCTATTATGAATCGGGTCACGAGCCGGTCGAAGGCCAGCTTGCCGTTGCCGAAGTCATTTCCAACCGTGTCCGCGATCATCGCTATCCTGACACGGTTTGCGATGTGGTCTTCCAGGGCGCGACCCGCACCACCGGTTGCCAGTTCACCTTCACGTGCGATGGCGCGATGAAGAAACAGCCGGTCGGTGAAGCCTGGGAGCGTTCCAGGCGCGTTGCCGCCCATGTCATGATGGGCCTGAATGAAGACCGCACCGACGGCGCCACTCATTATCACGCCACCTATGTTGATCCGGTCTGGAATGCTGGCCTGATCAAGACCAAAAAGGTCGGCCTGCACATCTTCTACCGCTTCCCGCGCGGCGCCGAATGGGCGAGCGTGGAGCGCAACTTCGAAGCCCGCAAACGCCAGACCGAGCTGCGCCTGGCAGCGCTGGACGCGGCGAAGGAAGCCGACATGGCCGCCCTTGATGAAGGCCTGCTCTTCGCAGACGCTTCCAGCGCGGCAGACGACACCTATTACACCGTCACCCCGACCGTTGCGCCCGCCGGCGTCACCACCTCGACCCGCACAGTCCAGGCCCCTGCGCCGCGCCTGATGTCGGTCCAGACGGTCAAGGCAGACGCTGCCGTGAAGCCGGCTGTTGCCGAGGCTGCCCCGGCGCCGGTTCAGGAAAACGCAGAGGCAGGCGCAGAAGTTCCCGCCGCTGTCGTCGTGGACGAATACATGGCCCGCCAGATCGCCCAGGCCCGGGCAACCGCCGGCCAATAA